In the genome of Deinococcus deserti VCD115, one region contains:
- a CDS encoding PfkB family carbohydrate kinase: MPRLLGIGDNTVDLYLSDGTMYPGGNAVNVAVLSARLGHSASYVGCVGTDAAGELILSALRAEGVDLSHCRQMEGMTSWSGIEHRDGDRYFVGSAPGVQGEWTLTEADLTFTAAHDLVHTSIYSRLDDALPRIRQAAALLSYDFSSEWTTDLLARVAPQLDVAFLSAGEDPLPEATALAEEVAGYGAGVVVVTRGARGALALTDTVLYTQNPVPAAVVDTLGAGDAFITAFLHCWATHHDVPAALTAGAHEAARNCAVHGAFGYGTPIPAHHLARP, encoded by the coding sequence ATGCCCCGCCTGCTTGGCATCGGTGACAACACAGTAGACCTCTACCTGAGCGACGGCACCATGTACCCCGGCGGGAACGCCGTAAACGTGGCGGTACTCAGCGCCAGGCTCGGGCATTCAGCCAGTTACGTTGGCTGCGTCGGCACGGACGCCGCTGGAGAACTGATCCTCAGCGCTCTGCGTGCAGAAGGCGTAGACCTGAGCCATTGCCGTCAGATGGAGGGCATGACCTCCTGGAGCGGCATTGAGCACCGTGACGGGGACCGTTATTTCGTCGGCAGTGCCCCCGGGGTACAGGGCGAGTGGACCCTCACCGAAGCCGACCTGACGTTCACCGCCGCACATGACCTGGTGCACACCAGCATCTACAGCCGGCTGGACGATGCTCTGCCGCGCATCCGGCAGGCCGCTGCTCTCCTGTCCTATGACTTTTCATCCGAGTGGACAACGGACCTGCTGGCCCGCGTTGCTCCGCAACTGGACGTGGCCTTCCTCTCGGCCGGGGAAGACCCGCTGCCAGAGGCGACCGCGCTTGCCGAGGAGGTCGCTGGGTACGGTGCTGGCGTTGTTGTTGTGACGCGCGGTGCACGGGGGGCGCTGGCTCTGACCGACACCGTGCTCTATACGCAGAATCCCGTGCCGGCAGCGGTGGTCGATACTCTGGGTGCCGGAGACGCCTTTATTACGGCGTTCCTGCACTGCTGGGCCACCCACCATGACGTTCCCGCAGCCCTAACGGCCGGGGCGCACGAAGCCGCACGCAACTGTGCCGTACACGGCGCCTTCGGTTACGGCACTCCCATTCCTGCTCATCATCTCGCCCGGCCCTGA
- a CDS encoding ABC transporter substrate-binding protein, with product MCHTRMSALLVLVPALCAAAPAHAATLAQVKASGVLRLATEGNYPPFNHYKNKALTGFEVELGNAIAKQLGVKPQWTTVVFESLLLGLDRNRYDLVIASHGITPERLKAVTFSTPHYCSGGVLVARPGGPRTLEDLKGKVVTMGVNTSYLGYVQKLPGIGGVKTFPTTNDQLNAVLNNRADAMVLDRFNAIDASKVLPGKLQIGDVVFPERIGMAMRRNNAELEQAVNRALATLMANGTYTKLSQAYFGQDVRCPVTPG from the coding sequence ATGTGTCATACCCGGATGTCTGCCCTGCTGGTTCTGGTTCCCGCCCTGTGCGCTGCTGCGCCTGCTCACGCTGCGACCCTCGCGCAGGTCAAGGCGTCGGGTGTTCTGCGGCTCGCTACCGAAGGCAACTACCCGCCTTTCAACCATTACAAGAACAAGGCACTTACCGGGTTCGAAGTAGAGCTTGGGAACGCCATCGCAAAGCAGTTGGGCGTCAAGCCCCAGTGGACAACCGTGGTGTTTGAAAGCCTGCTGCTGGGTCTGGACCGGAACCGGTATGACCTGGTGATCGCCTCGCACGGCATCACGCCCGAGCGTCTGAAAGCGGTGACGTTCTCCACCCCGCACTACTGCAGCGGAGGCGTTCTTGTCGCCCGCCCCGGCGGTCCCCGAACGCTCGAGGATCTGAAGGGCAAAGTCGTAACCATGGGCGTGAACACCTCGTACCTCGGATATGTGCAGAAACTCCCGGGCATTGGAGGTGTGAAAACCTTTCCCACCACGAACGATCAGCTGAACGCCGTGTTGAACAACCGGGCAGACGCCATGGTTCTGGACCGGTTCAACGCGATCGACGCGAGCAAGGTGCTGCCAGGCAAACTGCAGATCGGGGATGTGGTGTTCCCGGAGCGGATCGGTATGGCCATGCGCAGGAACAACGCAGAACTCGAGCAGGCGGTGAACCGGGCCCTCGCCACCCTGATGGCGAACGGTACCTATACGAAGCTCTCTCAGGCCTACTTCGGGCAGGACGTACGGTGCCCCGTCACTC
- a CDS encoding SIS domain-containing protein codes for MTISDAGPAVVASPINRELIINSLQGALQAKNAAATLGRDLAHQIDRIYFVACGAPNRVMLSLEYWLDHARTDLQVKRYFPAEFLAMQPHLDERTLVILASKSGTTQETVQAAQFLRSQPCRTLVVTTTADKPLAQGAQHLFLMGETEQAHTGIYIVLQGLMAGLLDARHGYPLYDQVMRSLDALPAVLVESAEVSDARGRADAHTYRDDHTLYHLASGPVFTTAYVFGVCMLMEMQWLHSVPFEAAEWFHGPFEILDAQTPVMVLLGEDPSRPLAERALTFCRKYTNRVMKYDSRDLPMTGVDPEVRALFAPYALQAALNRFAEHLAAERNHSLDTRRYMWVTDY; via the coding sequence ATGACCATTTCAGATGCTGGCCCGGCCGTTGTGGCCTCACCCATCAACCGCGAGCTCATTATCAACAGCCTGCAAGGCGCACTGCAGGCCAAGAACGCAGCGGCAACGCTTGGCCGCGACCTCGCTCACCAGATCGACCGCATCTATTTCGTGGCCTGCGGTGCCCCCAACCGCGTCATGCTCAGCCTGGAGTACTGGCTGGATCATGCGCGCACCGACCTGCAGGTCAAACGGTACTTCCCGGCTGAATTCCTGGCGATGCAACCTCACCTGGACGAGCGCACCCTGGTGATCCTTGCGTCGAAGTCCGGCACGACACAGGAAACCGTTCAGGCAGCGCAGTTCCTGCGGAGCCAGCCCTGCCGCACGCTCGTCGTCACGACAACAGCCGACAAGCCCCTTGCGCAGGGCGCACAGCACCTGTTCCTGATGGGTGAAACCGAACAGGCGCACACCGGCATCTACATCGTGCTGCAGGGCCTGATGGCCGGACTGCTCGACGCCCGGCACGGCTACCCGCTGTACGACCAGGTGATGCGCTCGCTGGACGCCCTGCCCGCTGTCCTGGTGGAGTCCGCCGAAGTCAGCGACGCCAGGGGACGCGCCGACGCGCACACCTACCGGGACGACCATACCCTCTACCACCTGGCGTCCGGCCCGGTCTTTACCACCGCGTACGTGTTCGGCGTATGCATGCTCATGGAAATGCAGTGGCTGCACAGCGTGCCGTTTGAGGCGGCAGAATGGTTTCACGGTCCGTTCGAAATTCTGGACGCGCAGACCCCTGTCATGGTGCTCCTCGGTGAGGATCCCAGCCGTCCGCTGGCCGAGCGGGCCCTGACCTTCTGCCGCAAGTACACCAACCGCGTGATGAAGTACGACTCCCGGGACCTGCCCATGACCGGCGTCGATCCCGAAGTGCGCGCCCTCTTTGCCCCTTACGCCCTTCAGGCTGCTCTCAACCGCTTTGCTGAGCATCTGGCAGCCGAGCGCAACCACTCGCTGGACACCCGGCGGTACATGTGGGTCACGGACTACTGA
- a CDS encoding GntR family transcriptional regulator — protein sequence MTDDGTPRRYLQVQQRLQEMLDGGDYQPGDKVPSERELAQTLGVSRMTVRRAVDNLVKLGLLERDSTTGTRVSTPRVRRLLNHAHLHSITQMVAATGGRAGGKLLEFLVTPASVGVAEKLLVPAGSPVVTIRRLRLVDDMPFCLETSYLPARRVPGLAAEDLLEGGSLYELLEARYGIAAAVGESLISVSFATVSEAQALKLPVNHAVLLYRSVVQDTQGQPFEYLKSVNHPGLVVFNIGEGRPGPQEG from the coding sequence ATGACCGATGACGGAACACCACGGCGCTACCTGCAGGTTCAGCAGCGCCTTCAGGAAATGCTTGATGGCGGGGATTACCAACCCGGAGACAAGGTGCCGTCCGAGCGGGAACTGGCCCAGACCCTGGGAGTCAGTCGCATGACGGTTCGCCGCGCGGTGGATAACCTCGTGAAACTGGGGTTACTGGAGCGTGACAGCACGACAGGCACCCGGGTCAGCACACCCAGGGTCCGGCGTCTGCTGAACCATGCCCACCTGCACAGCATCACGCAAATGGTGGCGGCCACAGGTGGACGGGCAGGGGGAAAGCTGCTGGAGTTTCTGGTCACCCCTGCCTCGGTAGGTGTGGCGGAGAAACTGCTTGTGCCGGCAGGAAGTCCGGTTGTGACGATTCGTCGACTGAGGCTGGTGGATGACATGCCGTTCTGTCTGGAAACCAGTTATCTGCCGGCGCGGCGCGTACCTGGGCTGGCAGCTGAGGACCTGTTGGAGGGAGGGTCCCTGTATGAGCTGCTGGAGGCGCGGTATGGGATTGCAGCGGCGGTAGGGGAGAGCCTGATCAGTGTCTCATTCGCGACCGTATCTGAAGCGCAGGCCTTGAAGTTGCCTGTGAATCATGCCGTGTTGCTGTACCGGTCGGTTGTGCAGGATACACAGGGGCAACCGTTCGAGTATCTGAAATCGGTGAACCATCCGGGGCTCGTGGTGTTCAACATCGGCGAGGGACGGCCTGGACCTCAGGAAGGATAG
- a CDS encoding sensor domain-containing diguanylate cyclase, translating to MDFRDDPPQPASLIQAGAGLTGAIATALLQTSLDCMIVIDQNNLVVEWNPAAEQVFSYSRQDTLGRNLSTLIIPPAFREGHERGMRRYLTTRIPRIANRVKVFAQRRNGDTFPCEIAFHPLEFSGSTFFAAVLRDISEQIRTEEVLRESEERYRTIFDQAALGIAHVSVKGHWERVNQTLCHILGYTHEDLLALTYPDVTHQDDLEQVKEHAELLLSDGVHTSCIQHRFVRRDQSVVWVKVTSSVMRKASGEAQSFIAMVEDITEIQRAEEELRLAAEDLERRVEARTADLTNLSAQLQTQVLELEQRNRETRLLGEMSDMLQACLTISEVEQVVAQHASELFPGVGGALYAFESSRTVLQETISWNGGSSSSSVFVPVECWGLRRGRPFSALGEEGLHCRHSSASHSTLCVPMLAQGETVGLLHLEAGSAAPLTRRQERLAQTVAETAALAIVNLRLRESLRQQSIRDPLTGLYNRRYLEESFERELHRAQRSDDPIAVIMLDIDHFKHFNDSHGHEAGDELLRALGQLLSGCIRAEDVACRYGGEEFAMVFPGMTLDQATRWADQLRHTVESTQFASRGEALEQVSVSLGVAAFPQHGRHLADLIRAADAALYRAKREGRNRVITADGASR from the coding sequence ATGGATTTTAGGGATGACCCTCCGCAACCCGCTTCTCTGATCCAGGCCGGTGCCGGACTGACCGGGGCCATTGCCACGGCCCTCCTACAGACGTCGCTGGACTGCATGATCGTTATAGACCAGAACAACCTGGTGGTGGAATGGAACCCGGCAGCGGAGCAGGTGTTTTCCTACAGCCGTCAGGACACGTTAGGAAGGAATCTGAGCACGCTGATTATCCCGCCTGCGTTCCGCGAGGGCCATGAACGAGGCATGCGCCGGTACCTGACCACACGTATTCCCCGTATCGCCAACCGTGTCAAGGTTTTTGCTCAGCGCCGCAATGGCGATACCTTTCCCTGCGAAATCGCCTTTCATCCCCTGGAGTTCAGCGGCTCTACCTTCTTTGCTGCCGTATTGCGTGACATCAGCGAACAGATTCGTACCGAGGAGGTCCTGCGGGAAAGCGAGGAGCGGTACCGTACGATCTTTGATCAGGCGGCTCTGGGGATTGCCCATGTCAGTGTGAAGGGGCACTGGGAGCGCGTGAATCAGACGCTTTGCCATATCCTGGGATACACGCATGAAGACCTTCTGGCGCTGACCTATCCGGACGTAACGCACCAGGACGATCTGGAGCAGGTCAAGGAGCATGCCGAACTGCTGCTGTCGGATGGAGTCCATACCTCGTGCATTCAGCACCGCTTCGTTCGCCGGGACCAGTCTGTGGTGTGGGTGAAAGTCACGAGTTCTGTGATGCGCAAGGCAAGCGGCGAGGCCCAGTCGTTTATCGCCATGGTCGAAGACATCACTGAGATCCAGCGCGCGGAGGAGGAACTTCGGTTGGCCGCAGAGGATCTCGAACGGCGTGTCGAGGCCCGTACGGCTGACCTGACGAACCTCAGCGCGCAGCTTCAGACGCAGGTGCTCGAACTTGAGCAGCGGAACCGTGAAACGCGTCTCCTGGGTGAAATGAGCGACATGCTGCAGGCCTGCCTGACTATTTCGGAAGTTGAACAGGTGGTGGCGCAACATGCCTCCGAATTGTTTCCGGGCGTGGGCGGGGCATTGTATGCCTTCGAATCGTCCAGGACAGTTCTTCAGGAGACCATCAGCTGGAACGGTGGCAGCTCAAGTTCGTCGGTCTTTGTGCCGGTCGAATGCTGGGGCCTGCGCCGGGGCCGACCCTTCTCGGCCCTCGGCGAGGAAGGGCTTCATTGCCGTCACAGTTCTGCCTCTCATTCCACCCTGTGTGTTCCGATGTTGGCCCAGGGAGAAACGGTCGGACTCCTGCACCTGGAGGCTGGCAGTGCAGCGCCGTTGACCAGGCGGCAGGAACGGCTTGCGCAGACCGTTGCTGAGACGGCGGCCCTGGCAATCGTGAACTTAAGGCTCCGCGAGAGCCTTCGTCAGCAGTCCATCCGGGATCCCCTGACGGGGCTCTACAACCGGCGTTACCTGGAGGAATCCTTCGAACGCGAACTGCACCGCGCTCAGCGCAGTGATGATCCTATTGCCGTCATCATGCTGGATATCGACCATTTCAAACACTTCAATGACTCGCACGGTCATGAGGCCGGGGATGAACTGCTGCGGGCCCTGGGTCAGCTCCTGTCAGGATGTATCCGCGCGGAGGATGTGGCCTGCCGCTACGGGGGAGAGGAGTTCGCTATGGTGTTTCCCGGCATGACTCTGGACCAGGCGACACGGTGGGCCGATCAGCTGCGCCATACGGTCGAAAGCACACAGTTCGCAAGTCGCGGTGAAGCCCTGGAGCAGGTCAGCGTCTCCCTTGGTGTAGCCGCCTTTCCGCAGCATGGCCGCCATCTGGCCGATCTGATCCGGGCTGCGGACGCTGCCTTGTACCGGGCAAAACGCGAGGGGCGAAACCGTGTCATCACGGCAGACGGTGCCTCAAGATAA